A window from Amblyomma americanum isolate KBUSLIRL-KWMA chromosome 7, ASM5285725v1, whole genome shotgun sequence encodes these proteins:
- the LOC144098154 gene encoding uncharacterized protein LOC144098154 — MAAFLYTLLLCAATTADAASAKADIAEARSSDSGRTFGSLLPLTLGLMPLLAPAISKSVFMVLLSGFTYLVLFIGSFFFPPLGGLLGLGPAGLRTFDGSDPSENSIDRVARVVRQAITSTEESVTGGTTQCRRRLVCELSKSVSDGVPKVDIFDNYFRNLTDDDDSYAGAWASGWLHRDCGRFYEECDRDSVDSLSTIVGLLGGPDGYIGSVLTRFTNRTVTESSERTTASWITTSLRNLRTSTPPPFSSATVLPPLTSIVQHLVTLAASQDFKTLVSSPTTSIPATKQPPQ, encoded by the exons ATGGCAGCATTCCTGTACACTCTGCTTCTGTGCGCAGCCACTACTGCAG ATGCCGCATCAGCGAAAGCAGACATCGCCGAAGCACGGAGCTCTGACAGCGGCCGCACGTTCGGCAGCCTGCTTCCGCTTACCCTGGGCCTGATGCCGCTACTCGCGCCGGCCATCAGCAAGAGCGTCTTCATGGTCCTGCTCTCCGGTTTCACCTATCTGGTTCTCTTCATCGGTTCTTTCTTCTTCCCTCCCCTCGGCGGCCTCCTCGGCCTGGGTCCAGCGGGCCTGCGCACATTCGATGGATCCGACCCGAGCGAGAACAGCATCGACCGCGTAGCTCGCGTCGTCCGCCAAGCCATCACCTCGACCGAGGAATCTGTTACTGGTGGTACGACGCAGTGTCGCCGTCGCCTCGTCTGCGAGCTCTCGAAATCAGTCTCCGACGGTGTGCCCAAGGTCGACATATTTGACAACTACTTCAG GAACCTAACGGATGACGACGATTCCTACGCCGGCGCATGGGCAAGTGGTTGGCTCCATCGTGATTGCGGCCGCTTTTACGAAGAGTGCGATCGCGATTCCGTCGACAGCCTTTCCACAATCGTTGGCCTCTTAGGCGGCCCTGATGGATACATCGGCTCCGTTCTAACCCGTTTCACCAACAGGACGGTGACAGAGTCCTCCGAGAGGACCACTGCGTCGTGGATAACTACGTCATTGCGTAATCTTCGCACATCCACGCCGCCTCCTTTTTCATCCGCCACGGTTCTTCCTCCTTTGACGTCCATTGTTCAGCATCTCGTCACCCTCGCCGCATCACAAGACTTCAAGACGCTAGTATCTTCGCCTACGACATCCATTCCAGCCACAAAACAGCCGCCCCAGTGA